The Crocosphaera subtropica ATCC 51142 genome includes a window with the following:
- a CDS encoding DUF364 domain-containing protein has product MMINPKEIYDLLIDYGQTNTPIEEVIIGLTWTLCKAQGIGLCMSPAIPTRTLSWSGTLANQPIQAISSWLRSWDAYQATVAMAAINATINHNSPLRQQAIALPVATSANLSVFEYFLPQLQGKQVSVIGRYPGLKEYEQQMNLNVIELNPTPGDFPATASEYLLPESDWVFLTATSIPNKTFPRLVELSRDATVVLMGPTLPWLAEFAYFGINYLAGVTVSNSTALRQTVAEGGGVRIFETGVQYHLLSLN; this is encoded by the coding sequence ATGATGATTAACCCCAAAGAAATTTATGATTTATTAATCGATTATGGCCAAACCAATACCCCCATCGAAGAGGTTATAATTGGACTAACTTGGACACTGTGTAAAGCCCAAGGAATAGGGTTATGTATGAGTCCGGCTATTCCTACCCGTACCCTATCTTGGTCAGGAACCCTAGCTAATCAACCCATCCAAGCAATATCATCATGGTTGCGATCATGGGATGCCTATCAAGCCACCGTAGCCATGGCTGCCATCAATGCCACCATTAACCATAATTCCCCCTTACGGCAACAAGCGATCGCCCTTCCTGTGGCAACCTCGGCTAATTTATCCGTATTTGAGTATTTTCTTCCCCAACTCCAAGGAAAACAGGTGTCAGTCATTGGTCGCTATCCAGGGTTAAAAGAGTATGAACAACAGATGAATCTGAACGTCATTGAACTCAACCCCACCCCTGGAGACTTTCCGGCTACCGCCTCAGAATATTTACTCCCTGAGTCTGACTGGGTATTTTTAACCGCCACATCTATTCCCAATAAAACCTTTCCCCGTCTTGTAGAATTGTCTAGAGATGCTACAGTAGTATTAATGGGGCCTACCTTACCTTGGTTAGCAGAATTTGCTTATTTTGGTATCAATTATTTAGCTGGTGTCACCGTTAGTAATTCCACCGCCTTAAGACAAACCGTTGCCGAAGGAGGTGGGGTAAGAATCTTTGAAACAGGGGTTCAATATCATTTGTTATCATTAAATTAA
- a CDS encoding RNA polymerase sigma factor SigF: MYTPTKENVKLETLKLFQEYQKTPKTKLRNQILELNFGLVRKEAHHWVHQCPESYEDLVQVGSLGLIRAIERFSIDKGNAFSSFAIPYIRGEIQHYLRDKKYTVRIPRRWLELGRQSMNVRQEFREKFNRQPTDSEIAQVLEISLKEWQEIKLAFQNREPVSLDVKVSNDGEGQTSLGDLVPDANYRSFQLAQEDQIRLQQALEQLEERTRHILEFVFLKDLTQRETAEQLGISVVTVSRRVKKGLEVLKKNMNKELC, from the coding sequence ATGTATACCCCTACCAAAGAAAATGTCAAACTCGAAACCCTTAAATTGTTTCAAGAGTACCAAAAAACACCCAAAACCAAACTAAGAAATCAAATTTTAGAATTAAATTTTGGTTTAGTTCGTAAAGAAGCACATCATTGGGTTCATCAGTGTCCAGAAAGTTACGAAGATTTAGTACAAGTCGGTAGTTTAGGTTTAATTCGCGCCATTGAACGGTTTAGTATTGACAAAGGTAACGCTTTCAGTTCCTTTGCCATTCCTTATATTCGAGGAGAAATTCAACATTATTTGCGGGATAAAAAATATACGGTTCGTATTCCCAGACGTTGGTTAGAATTGGGAAGGCAATCTATGAATGTACGGCAAGAATTTAGAGAAAAATTTAACCGTCAACCCACAGATTCAGAAATTGCTCAAGTCTTAGAAATTTCCTTAAAAGAATGGCAAGAAATTAAACTGGCTTTTCAAAATCGAGAACCAGTAAGTTTAGATGTTAAAGTCAGTAATGACGGAGAAGGACAAACTAGTTTAGGAGATTTAGTTCCCGATGCTAACTATCGTAGTTTTCAATTGGCACAAGAAGATCAAATTCGTCTCCAACAAGCATTAGAACAATTAGAAGAAAGAACCAGACATATTCTTGAATTTGTTTTCCTCAAAGACTTAACTCAAAGAGAAACAGCAGAACAATTAGGCATTAGTGTCGTTACCGTGTCTCGTCGGGTTAAAAAAGGATTAGAAGTGCTTAAAAAAAATATGAATAAAGAGTTATGCTAA
- a CDS encoding HEAT repeat domain-containing protein gives MSQVYLPAIEKTASDLSIDWNKVGRLMLKYCLPLNPMSTQPNDKVTNGNNLHINLDCIQSPHGIHSDSKYFARKSSRFKSLKFQQFNGTNNQTESLFKQICCLDKGQRRNIAIIGESGTGKSLCLQTIAHWMLDKTHYIPIWVSPEQLISITLEDYLKDRWLTQCSKHYSTKEKLSLEFWQASFEALLNTGRVWLLIDGIDYFCSQSINNGSQSPLTPLIQERQDSIDHCHLILTCQTVTWKMQPQSLAKFDIYQTKSLANQTEIQQFVQQWFVSSSPQAKKPDSEGTLGEQLSSLLSKPHNQHLQQCLKNPLRLSLLCRWWQKNPQTLPQTRTTLYQVLVDEFYQWQAETTNISPQKQQQLNQFLTDLGWNHRQTGDPSAPISQAMIEGNQSLLSLSLQLHWLRPVRMATQQEKENQYQFEDHTFEDYFAALAIDDGQFFLNAETTTLKLFSDQWQQILLFWLGRKDIGSEKKEALMQALVSFEDECGQENFYGFRAYLTAAMALSEFPDCSLAEPIIKQLLAWGLADTDSSNLRTLAARESLGGLYRPLVMTNLINLITQDLPPSLQRQGLYYIQRLGQGNAEAIAVLTQCLENTDDPIFRWQLAQTLGTIDPGNPTAISIIVEVLETANSEQDYQKAFLGLEKIAQGEAQGVKALVRLLHRQPAPNLRRRTFQCLEMVSQGNATAIAILVQLIRTTKDETTRRQAAESLEKIDPGNPTAIAGLIKLMETASTHSIRQEVVYSLGEVCPGNSQAIAALVRLLQDNEDIYLRWIAISSLGKIASGNGEAIAILEKLINPDEPLLIRKEALDSLGKIDPTNPVIVKVSIQLMEEVEDEEIYREIAENLGKIDPGNPTAINALTKLLQISRDQFVLRQVAVSLGKIDPGNLEALMVLVNLIQSTRDPDIRSLAAESLGDIGQGNPAAIATLIRLLETSSHLESRRCAAKSLSKIAVGNKGAIAAFLRVLPTIKDQYLGKQLAEGLITILPPKQMSQVVTQLRDHLLEKSLPEDSPCYQVIWHCAQSLSYQTFTEAWHQRSLPIKLSLSSPIPEPKIPETLTPLERLQQHLKDHVHSETSHIIWIESNRFIDSDNPSIDIYDQMLEQDCPPFDHGLPETLSKLRLYWHLLQRKSPKSPLVLLFYDEADDSANANLSLHLLNSLGKFKGMIGVITRQELSGLSIFSPDDPQLGQTLLTWITEKL, from the coding sequence ATGTCCCAAGTTTATTTACCCGCTATTGAAAAAACAGCCTCTGATCTTAGCATTGACTGGAACAAAGTCGGTCGGTTGATGCTGAAGTATTGCTTACCCCTTAATCCCATGAGTACCCAACCTAATGACAAGGTAACAAATGGGAATAACTTACATATCAACTTAGATTGCATTCAGAGTCCTCATGGGATACACAGTGATTCAAAGTATTTTGCCAGAAAATCCTCCCGATTCAAATCTCTGAAATTTCAACAATTCAATGGAACTAATAATCAAACAGAATCATTGTTCAAACAAATTTGTTGTTTAGATAAAGGTCAACGACGGAACATTGCCATTATTGGTGAATCAGGAACAGGCAAAAGTTTGTGTTTACAAACCATTGCTCATTGGATGCTAGACAAAACTCACTATATACCTATTTGGGTGTCTCCTGAGCAACTCATCAGCATTACCCTTGAAGACTATTTAAAGGATAGATGGTTGACTCAATGCTCCAAGCATTATTCAACAAAAGAGAAACTTTCACTTGAATTCTGGCAAGCATCCTTTGAAGCCCTATTAAATACTGGTAGAGTTTGGTTATTGATCGATGGGATTGATTACTTTTGCTCTCAATCTATCAACAATGGAAGTCAGTCTCCCCTAACTCCCTTGATACAAGAGCGACAAGACTCTATAGATCACTGCCATCTAATCCTCACCTGCCAAACCGTGACCTGGAAAATGCAACCGCAATCTTTAGCCAAATTTGACATTTATCAAACAAAATCCCTGGCCAATCAAACTGAAATCCAGCAATTTGTTCAACAATGGTTTGTTTCCTCTTCACCCCAAGCCAAAAAACCAGACAGTGAGGGAACATTAGGAGAACAATTGTCCTCTTTGTTAAGCAAACCCCACAACCAACATCTTCAACAATGCCTAAAGAATCCCTTGCGGTTATCCTTGCTCTGTCGTTGGTGGCAAAAAAATCCTCAAACCTTACCCCAAACGAGAACAACACTTTATCAGGTTTTGGTTGATGAATTTTATCAATGGCAAGCAGAAACCACCAATATTAGCCCCCAAAAACAACAACAGTTAAATCAATTTTTAACTGACTTAGGCTGGAATCATCGACAAACGGGAGATCCTTCTGCGCCCATTTCCCAAGCCATGATTGAAGGGAATCAGTCGTTACTTTCTCTAAGTTTACAACTCCATTGGTTAAGACCAGTAAGGATGGCCACTCAACAAGAAAAAGAGAATCAGTACCAATTTGAGGATCATACGTTTGAAGATTATTTCGCTGCTTTAGCCATCGATGATGGGCAATTTTTTCTCAACGCAGAGACTACAACCCTAAAACTATTTAGTGACCAATGGCAACAAATATTGCTATTTTGGTTAGGACGCAAGGATATTGGTTCAGAAAAAAAAGAAGCCTTGATGCAAGCTTTAGTTAGTTTTGAAGATGAATGCGGTCAAGAAAATTTTTATGGATTTAGGGCTTATTTAACCGCAGCCATGGCCTTATCGGAATTTCCCGATTGTTCTTTAGCAGAACCTATCATCAAACAATTGTTGGCATGGGGGTTAGCAGACACCGATTCCTCAAACTTACGCACTTTAGCAGCGAGAGAGTCCCTTGGTGGTCTTTATCGTCCTCTGGTCATGACGAATCTCATTAATCTGATTACCCAGGATTTACCACCATCACTGCAGCGACAAGGATTATACTATATCCAACGCTTAGGACAGGGGAATGCCGAAGCGATCGCCGTTTTAACTCAATGCCTCGAAAACACAGACGATCCAATCTTCCGTTGGCAACTGGCTCAAACCCTAGGAACCATAGATCCAGGGAATCCTACTGCCATTAGCATTATAGTTGAAGTGTTAGAAACCGCTAACAGTGAACAAGACTACCAAAAAGCTTTTTTAGGATTAGAAAAAATTGCCCAAGGAGAGGCACAAGGAGTTAAAGCCTTAGTTCGTCTATTACATCGTCAACCGGCCCCTAATTTAAGGCGACGTACCTTTCAATGTTTAGAAATGGTCAGTCAGGGCAATGCAACAGCCATCGCTATTTTAGTGCAACTAATTCGTACAACCAAAGACGAAACCACCAGACGACAAGCAGCCGAAAGTTTAGAAAAAATTGACCCAGGAAATCCCACAGCGATCGCTGGTTTAATTAAATTAATGGAGACAGCAAGCACCCACAGTATTCGTCAAGAAGTGGTTTATAGCTTGGGAGAAGTCTGTCCAGGAAACAGTCAAGCGATCGCTGCTTTAGTCCGTCTTCTTCAAGACAATGAAGATATTTATCTTCGTTGGATTGCCATTAGTAGTCTAGGGAAAATTGCATCGGGTAATGGAGAAGCCATCGCTATTTTAGAAAAATTAATTAACCCAGACGAACCCTTGTTAATTCGCAAAGAGGCCTTAGATAGTTTAGGAAAAATCGATCCCACTAATCCTGTCATCGTTAAAGTGTCTATACAATTAATGGAAGAAGTAGAAGATGAAGAAATCTATCGAGAAATCGCAGAAAATTTAGGCAAAATTGATCCCGGAAATCCTACCGCAATTAATGCTTTAACTAAACTGTTACAAATATCAAGAGATCAATTTGTGTTACGTCAAGTTGCTGTTAGTTTGGGCAAGATTGATCCCGGTAATTTAGAAGCTTTGATGGTTTTAGTCAATCTCATTCAATCAACTCGTGATCCTGATATTCGTAGTTTAGCAGCAGAAAGTTTAGGAGATATTGGGCAAGGCAATCCCGCAGCGATCGCTACCTTAATTAGACTATTAGAAACCAGTTCACACCTAGAAAGTCGTCGTTGTGCAGCTAAAAGTTTAAGTAAAATAGCTGTGGGCAATAAAGGGGCGATCGCTGCTTTTCTCAGAGTGTTGCCCACCATAAAGGATCAATATTTAGGAAAACAACTTGCCGAGGGTTTAATTACCATTTTACCCCCCAAACAAATGTCTCAAGTGGTGACTCAATTAAGAGATCATCTTCTAGAAAAATCATTACCAGAAGACTCCCCCTGTTATCAAGTAATCTGGCACTGCGCTCAATCTTTATCCTATCAAACATTTACCGAAGCCTGGCATCAACGTAGCTTACCGATAAAACTTTCCTTATCCTCTCCAATCCCTGAACCTAAGATACCAGAAACTCTGACCCCATTGGAGAGGTTACAACAACACCTAAAAGATCATGTTCATTCAGAGACTAGTCACATCATCTGGATCGAAAGTAATCGCTTTATTGATTCGGACAATCCTTCTATTGATATTTATGATCAAATGTTAGAACAAGACTGTCCACCATTTGATCATGGTTTACCAGAAACCCTCTCTAAACTCCGTCTGTATTGGCATTTATTGCAAAGAAAGTCCCCTAAAAGCCCCCTGGTGTTGTTATTCTATGATGAAGCTGATGATAGTGCTAATGCTAATTTATCGCTTCATCTTTTAAACAGCTTAGGGAAGTTTAAGGGAATGATTGGTGTTATTACCAGACAAGAATTATCAGGATTATCTATCTTTTCTCCCGATGATCCCCAGTTAGGGCAAACCCTTTTAACCTGGATCACTGAAAAACTATAA
- the hemH gene encoding ferrochelatase, producing MDRVGVLLLNLGGPEQLQDVRPFLFNLFSDPEIIRLPFPWLQKPLAWFISTARTNTSQENYRQIGGGSPLRKITEAQGEALEQRLAEIGQEADIYIGMRYWYPFTEEAIARIKRDRLRKLVILPLYPQFSISTSGSSFRVLEEMWEADPMLRQIEYTLIPSWYDHPLYLEAMADLIAQELDKCANPDQIHIFFSAHGVPQSYVEEAGDPYQAEIEACTRLIMKTLNRPNAYTLAYQSRVGPVEWLKPYTEEALQELGEQGVKDLLVVPISFVSEHIETLQEIDIEYREVAEEAGITNFLRVPALNTHPLFINALADLVTHSLQASPVTFDCVTHPKENMKMYPQERWQWGMTTAAEVWNGRLAMIGFLALLIELITGYGPLHYVGLL from the coding sequence ATGGATCGCGTTGGGGTCTTATTACTAAATTTAGGGGGTCCAGAACAATTACAAGATGTTCGCCCTTTCCTGTTTAATCTATTTTCTGATCCAGAAATTATCCGATTACCTTTTCCTTGGCTACAAAAACCGTTAGCTTGGTTTATCTCTACGGCCAGAACCAATACATCTCAGGAAAATTATCGCCAAATTGGGGGAGGTTCACCCTTAAGAAAGATAACAGAAGCCCAAGGAGAAGCTCTCGAACAGAGACTGGCTGAAATTGGTCAAGAAGCTGATATCTATATCGGTATGCGCTATTGGTATCCCTTCACCGAAGAAGCCATTGCCCGTATCAAACGCGATCGCCTCCGCAAATTAGTCATTCTTCCCCTCTATCCTCAATTTTCTATCAGTACCAGTGGCTCAAGTTTTCGGGTACTCGAAGAAATGTGGGAAGCTGATCCGATGTTAAGACAGATTGAATATACCTTAATCCCTTCTTGGTATGATCATCCTCTTTATTTAGAAGCAATGGCTGATCTCATTGCCCAAGAATTAGATAAATGTGCTAACCCTGATCAAATTCATATCTTTTTTAGTGCCCACGGGGTTCCCCAAAGCTATGTCGAAGAAGCGGGCGATCCCTATCAAGCAGAAATTGAAGCTTGTACCCGTTTAATCATGAAAACCTTGAACCGTCCCAACGCTTACACCCTCGCTTATCAAAGTCGAGTTGGTCCGGTGGAATGGTTAAAACCTTATACGGAAGAAGCATTACAAGAACTGGGAGAACAAGGAGTTAAAGATTTATTAGTGGTTCCCATTAGTTTCGTCTCAGAACACATCGAAACCTTACAAGAAATTGATATCGAATACCGTGAAGTCGCAGAAGAAGCAGGAATCACCAATTTTCTAAGGGTTCCAGCCTTGAATACCCATCCCCTGTTTATTAATGCCTTAGCAGACCTAGTTACCCATTCCCTACAGGCATCTCCTGTTACCTTTGACTGTGTTACCCATCCTAAGGAAAACATGAAAATGTATCCTCAAGAACGTTGGCAGTGGGGAATGACAACGGCGGCTGAGGTTTGGAATGGAAGACTAGCGATGATCGGGTTCTTAGCGTTGCTGATCGAGTTAATTACGGGTTACGGACCGTTACACTATGTCGGTCTGTTATAG
- a CDS encoding DUF445 domain-containing protein: MILLDISSIDLSLISTIVIPPIAGSIIGYFTNDIAINMLFRPYKAIYIGKRRLPFTPGLIPRNQERLAQKVSDTIMGSLLTPEELQKLAKRLLKTERVKGAILWLLNLALKQVKSDKQQKTAKILSGILEDLFSESLPRLLKALARRQDFLEGQINQIFDQILLDFKLTDTQARQFADWLLEGVLPPDILRQALVDFLTERNIQVIDEGVREKTSGTYWVVANLFGVRNTLLRLRSFCLEEKEVANTRLKEILLSLEVRSRLREWLQSLSLQNLPVSTVRQLRKTTRETVQLYVQQSGEKFIQDFGKTVDWEQLSILIINRLQNSAALTTSLETISEELALILERYLEEDLEKIVAQAIPILSIDKVIIDRVNATSPQNLEMAVQGIVKSELQAIVNLGGILGFLVGVFQTLLFLLR, translated from the coding sequence ATGATTTTGTTAGACATTTCTTCTATTGATTTATCTCTAATTTCTACTATTGTAATTCCTCCCATAGCAGGATCGATTATTGGTTATTTTACCAACGATATTGCTATCAATATGTTATTTCGCCCCTATAAAGCCATTTATATTGGTAAACGTCGTTTACCCTTTACCCCCGGTTTAATTCCCCGAAATCAAGAAAGACTTGCCCAAAAAGTTTCTGATACTATTATGGGGTCATTATTAACCCCAGAAGAATTACAAAAATTAGCGAAACGTTTATTAAAAACTGAACGAGTCAAAGGAGCTATTTTATGGTTGTTAAACCTAGCACTTAAGCAAGTTAAATCTGACAAACAACAGAAAACTGCTAAAATTTTATCAGGTATTTTAGAAGATTTATTTAGTGAATCCTTACCTCGACTTTTAAAAGCTTTGGCCCGTCGTCAAGATTTTTTAGAAGGTCAAATCAATCAGATTTTTGATCAAATTCTTTTAGATTTTAAACTAACGGATACCCAAGCTAGACAGTTTGCCGATTGGTTATTAGAAGGGGTTCTTCCTCCCGATATTTTACGACAAGCATTAGTGGATTTTCTCACAGAAAGAAATATCCAGGTGATTGATGAAGGCGTTAGAGAAAAAACGAGTGGAACTTATTGGGTTGTCGCTAATTTATTCGGAGTTCGTAATACGTTATTAAGATTAAGAAGCTTTTGTTTAGAAGAAAAAGAAGTCGCTAATACTAGATTAAAAGAAATCTTGTTATCCTTAGAAGTTCGCAGTCGCTTAAGAGAATGGTTACAGAGTCTTTCTTTACAAAATTTACCTGTTTCTACTGTTAGACAACTGCGAAAAACAACTCGTGAAACGGTACAACTTTACGTTCAGCAAAGTGGTGAAAAATTTATTCAAGATTTTGGTAAAACTGTTGATTGGGAACAATTATCTATCTTAATTATTAATCGACTGCAAAATTCAGCAGCATTAACCACATCTTTAGAAACAATTAGCGAAGAATTGGCACTCATCTTAGAAAGGTATTTAGAAGAAGATTTAGAAAAAATTGTAGCTCAAGCGATTCCCATTTTATCTATTGATAAAGTTATTATTGATCGAGTTAATGCCACCTCTCCCCAAAACTTGGAAATGGCAGTTCAAGGTATTGTAAAAAGTGAATTACAAGCTATTGTTAATTTAGGGGGAATTCTAGGATTTTTAGTTGGGGTCTTTCAAACTCTATTATTCTTACTGAGATAA
- the ubiE gene encoding bifunctional demethylmenaquinone methyltransferase/2-methoxy-6-polyprenyl-1,4-benzoquinol methylase UbiE, with protein MSDNNWHSATDIQKIFDRIAPVYDDFNHWLSFGQHRVWKQMAVNWTESKQGDIGLDVCCGSGDLSQLLARKVGKTGKVIGLDFSQALLAIAAQRAYDDYPCLPLEWVQGDALNLPFEDNIFDCATMGYGLRNVTDIGRCLQELHRVLKPKAKVAILDFHRPSQSWQQTLQKWYLDHLVVPLAQQYGLKDEYAYIMPSLERFPVGTEQVKLAQEVGFKPVIHYPIAGGMMGILVATKTVNNEPN; from the coding sequence ATGAGTGATAATAATTGGCATTCCGCCACAGATATTCAAAAAATTTTTGATCGCATTGCTCCCGTTTATGATGATTTTAATCACTGGTTAAGCTTTGGGCAACATCGGGTTTGGAAGCAAATGGCCGTAAACTGGACTGAATCTAAGCAAGGGGATATTGGCTTAGATGTGTGCTGTGGGAGTGGTGATTTAAGTCAATTATTAGCTCGAAAAGTTGGAAAAACAGGAAAAGTGATCGGATTAGATTTTTCTCAAGCATTATTAGCGATCGCAGCCCAACGAGCCTATGATGACTATCCCTGTCTACCCTTAGAATGGGTACAAGGAGATGCCTTAAACCTCCCCTTTGAAGATAACATTTTTGATTGTGCCACTATGGGCTATGGGTTGCGAAATGTCACGGATATAGGTCGTTGTTTGCAAGAATTACATCGTGTCTTGAAACCCAAGGCTAAAGTTGCAATTTTGGACTTTCATCGTCCTTCCCAATCTTGGCAACAAACTTTGCAAAAATGGTATCTTGATCATTTAGTGGTTCCCCTGGCACAACAGTATGGATTAAAGGATGAATACGCCTACATTATGCCCAGTTTAGAACGGTTTCCCGTCGGAACAGAACAAGTTAAATTAGCCCAGGAAGTAGGGTTCAAACCTGTTATCCATTATCCCATTGCCGGCGGAATGATGGGGATTTTAGTGGCAACAAAAACAGTAAACAATGAACCGAACTAA
- a CDS encoding photosystem II manganese-stabilizing polypeptide, whose protein sequence is MRFRTLLIAFLALCLGLITACSEGPANAVNPQDLTYDEILNTGLANKCPQISEFTRGSIPIEPGQTYFVDDLCLEPQEYFVKEEPVNKRQEAEYVPGKLLTRYTTSLEQISGKITVDEDGVVTFYEEGGIDFQPVTVQLPGGEQVPFFFTIKNLVGKTEPGFSSINSSIDFEGDFRVPSYRGATFLDPKGRGLATGYDNAVALPATADKEDYANVKQTPIGKGSISLQVTKVDQATGEIAGVFDSEQPSDTDLGAKEPVEVKIRGIFYARVTPEA, encoded by the coding sequence ATGAGGTTTCGCACATTACTAATTGCTTTTCTTGCCTTATGTCTGGGTTTGATTACCGCTTGTAGCGAAGGACCAGCTAATGCGGTTAATCCCCAAGACTTAACTTACGACGAAATTTTAAACACTGGACTAGCTAATAAATGTCCCCAAATTTCTGAGTTTACACGGGGTTCTATTCCCATTGAACCTGGTCAAACCTATTTTGTGGATGATCTGTGTCTCGAACCCCAAGAGTATTTTGTCAAGGAAGAGCCTGTTAATAAACGCCAAGAAGCAGAATATGTTCCCGGTAAGTTATTAACTCGTTATACCACTAGCTTAGAGCAAATAAGTGGCAAAATTACCGTTGATGAAGATGGGGTGGTTACTTTCTACGAAGAAGGTGGGATTGATTTCCAACCCGTCACCGTTCAGTTACCTGGAGGAGAACAAGTTCCTTTCTTCTTCACCATCAAAAACTTAGTGGGTAAAACTGAGCCTGGGTTTAGTTCTATCAATAGTTCCATTGACTTTGAAGGTGATTTTAGAGTTCCCTCTTACCGTGGTGCAACTTTCCTCGATCCTAAAGGTCGTGGGTTAGCCACTGGTTATGATAATGCAGTTGCTTTACCTGCAACAGCAGATAAGGAAGACTATGCTAATGTGAAACAAACTCCCATTGGTAAAGGCTCTATTTCTCTTCAAGTCACTAAAGTAGATCAGGCAACAGGAGAAATTGCCGGGGTATTTGACAGTGAACAGCCTTCTGATACTGATTTAGGAGCGAAAGAGCCAGTTGAGGTGAAAATTCGGGGTATTTTCTATGCTCGTGTCACCCCTGAAGCATAA
- a CDS encoding heme oxygenase (biliverdin-producing), giving the protein MSVNLATMLREGTKKSHTMAENVGFVKCFLKGVVEKNSYRTLVANLYFVYSAMEEEMEKLRHHELVSKIYFPQLHRKQSLEKDLCFYYGANWRNEVAPSKAAQAYVARIHEVAQTQPELLAAHSYTRYLGDLSGGQILKKIAQRAMNLGENGGTAFYEFETISDEKAFKNEYRQALNELPIDEATAEKIVDEANAAFGMNMKMFMELEGNLIKAIGIMLFNTLTRRRSKGSTELAGAEQ; this is encoded by the coding sequence ATGAGCGTTAATTTAGCAACCATGTTACGGGAAGGCACAAAAAAGTCCCATACAATGGCAGAAAATGTTGGTTTTGTCAAGTGTTTTTTGAAAGGAGTTGTTGAAAAGAATTCCTATCGAACATTGGTGGCTAATCTCTATTTTGTCTATAGTGCCATGGAAGAAGAAATGGAGAAACTACGCCATCATGAATTGGTTTCTAAAATTTACTTTCCCCAGTTGCATCGTAAGCAGTCTTTAGAGAAAGATTTATGCTTTTATTATGGAGCCAATTGGCGCAATGAAGTGGCTCCTTCTAAAGCAGCCCAAGCTTATGTAGCACGCATCCATGAGGTGGCTCAAACTCAACCTGAGTTATTAGCAGCCCATTCTTATACCCGTTATTTAGGAGATTTATCCGGCGGACAAATTCTCAAGAAAATTGCACAACGGGCGATGAATTTAGGGGAAAACGGCGGAACGGCTTTTTATGAGTTTGAAACCATTTCCGATGAAAAAGCCTTTAAAAATGAGTATCGTCAAGCATTAAATGAATTACCTATTGACGAAGCAACAGCCGAAAAGATTGTTGATGAAGCTAATGCAGCTTTTGGCATGAACATGAAAATGTTTATGGAGTTAGAAGGTAACTTAATCAAAGCCATTGGGATTATGCTCTTCAATACTTTAACTCGTCGTCGCAGTAAAGGAAGCACCGAGTTAGCAGGGGCCGAACAATAA
- a CDS encoding Uma2 family endonuclease codes for MVETKVKPLTLDEFLQLPETKPAQEYVNGQITQKPMPQGKHSRIQAELIIAINAISKPQKICYAFPELRCTFGGRSLVPDIVVLQWDRIPREENGDIANSCLTYPDWTIEVLSPNQNYVKVTGNILHCLNYGTGLGWLIDPETQSILVFLSQQQPLLLQESEDSLPVPDFLSELKLTVGDIFSWLKL; via the coding sequence ATGGTAGAAACCAAAGTCAAACCATTAACTTTAGATGAATTTTTACAACTTCCTGAAACTAAACCAGCACAAGAATATGTTAATGGTCAAATTACACAAAAACCCATGCCTCAAGGAAAACATAGTCGCATTCAAGCAGAATTAATTATAGCTATTAATGCTATCAGTAAACCTCAAAAAATTTGTTATGCTTTTCCTGAACTCCGTTGTACTTTTGGCGGTCGTTCTCTGGTTCCTGACATAGTTGTTTTACAATGGGATAGAATTCCCCGTGAGGAAAATGGGGATATTGCTAATAGTTGTTTGACTTATCCTGATTGGACAATTGAAGTTTTATCACCTAATCAAAATTATGTTAAAGTAACAGGAAATATTTTGCACTGTCTTAATTATGGAACTGGTTTAGGTTGGTTAATTGACCCTGAAACTCAATCGATTCTTGTTTTCTTATCTCAACAACAACCCCTATTATTACAAGAGTCAGAAGATAGTTTACCAGTTCCTGACTTCTTATCTGAACTAAAATTAACGGTAGGTGATATTTTTAGCTGGTTAAAATTGTAA